A region of Calypte anna isolate BGI_N300 chromosome 22, bCalAnn1_v1.p, whole genome shotgun sequence DNA encodes the following proteins:
- the PLEKHA2 gene encoding pleckstrin homology domain-containing family A member 2 has product MPYLDRQNRICGFLDIEENETCGKFLRRYFILDTQANCLLWYMDNPQNLAIGAGAVGSLQLTYISKVSIATPKQKPKTPFCFVINALSQRYFLQASDQQDLQDWVEALNRASKITVPKGGSVPPATEIAKPPVLPQAQERKPQVAYKTEIIGGVVVHTPINQNGGDGGEGSEGVPHPLLRRSQSHIPSSGAKPPTGPPVLKSGYCVKQGNVRKSWKRRYFVLDEFSISYYKCEQDKEPLRAILLKDICKTHECLVKSGDLLMRDNLFEIITNSRTFYIQADSPEDMYSWIRAISGAVQALKSRPREMSFMRSTSVARPGGSPGPSQQRRALCQAPSTSSWQPWTPVPRAEGQRVVPEELPVPLGDSVFLPAGTAPGRRLRHKSEPQHLKEKPFPFDLDDESIRTSDV; this is encoded by the exons ATGCCGTACTTGGACCGACAGAACCGAATCTGTGGGTTCCTGGACATCGAGGAGAATGAGACCTGCGGGAAGTTCCTGCGGAGATATTTCATCCTGGACACCCAGGCCAACTGCCTCCTGTGGTACATGGACAACCCTCAG AACCTGGCTATTGGTGCTGGTGCTGTTGGATCTCTGCAGCTGACCTATATCTCCAAG GTTAGCATCGCCACCCCGAAACAGAAGCCAAAAACTCCCTTCTGCTTTG TCATCAACGCTTTGTCTCAGCGCTATTTCTTACAAGCCAGCGACCAGCAGGACCTGCAGGACTGGGTGGAGGCGCTGAACCGGGCCAGTAAGATCACG GTGCCAAAGGGTGGCAGTGTCCCACCAGCCACGGAGATTGCAAAGCCTCCAGTGCTGCCCCAGGCCCAGGAGAGGAAGCCCCAGGTGGCCTACAAAACTGAGATCATCGGGGGGGTGGTGGTCCATACTCCCATCAACCAG AAcgggggggatggaggggagggcagTGAGGGGGTCCCCCACCCTCTGCTGCGGCGCTCACAGAGCCACATCCCCAGCTCAGGGGCCAAACCCCCCACGGGACCCCCAGTCCTCAAGAGCGGCTACTGCGTCAAGCAGGGGAACGTG aggaagagctggaagcGCCGGTATTTTGTCCTGGATGAATTTTCCATCAGTTACTACAAGTGTGAGCAG GACAAGGAGCCCCTGCGTGCCATTCTCCTGAAGGACATCTGCAAAACCCACGAGTGCCTGGTCAAGTCTGG TGACCTCCTGATGCGGGACAACCTCTTTGAAATCATAACCAACTCCAGGACCTTCTACATCCAG gcagacagccctgaggacATGTACAGCTGGATCCGAGCGATCTCAGGGGCGGTCCAGGCTCTGAAATCCCGCCCCAGG GAAATGTCCTTCATGAGATCCACCTCCGTGGCCAGGCCCGGGGGCTCCCCGGGTCCCTCCCAGCAGAGACGGGCGCTGTGCCAGGctccctccacctcctcctggcAGCCCTGGACGCCGGTTCCGCGGGCCGAGGGGCAGCGGGTGGTTCCGGAGGAGCTGCCGGTACCGCTGGGGGACTCGGTGTTCCTGCCGGCCGGAACCGCGCCGGGCAGGCGCCTGCGGCACAAGTCGGAACCGCAGCATCTCAAGGAGAAGCCGTTCCCTTTCGACCTGGACGATGAAAGCATCCGGACCTCCGATGTCTGA